Proteins encoded by one window of Rhizophagus irregularis chromosome 31, complete sequence:
- a CDS encoding uncharacterized protein (SECRETED:cutsite_TGA-LV; SECRETED:prob_0.6323); SECRETED:SignalP(1-19), with protein MYLKYLLLIFAFTIVSTGALVVKRKVKNKRHDYKSYDYDYYHHKSYDYDYYHHKSYDYDYYHHKSYDYDYYHHKSYNYDYGKDYGKDYGYYGKNKYLT; from the exons atgtatttaaaatatttgttattgatcTTTGCCTTTACTATTGTTTCAACAG GAGCTTTGGTTGTAAAACGAAAAG TGAAAAATAAGCGACACGATTATAAAAgttatgattatgattattatcatcataaaagttatgattatgattattatcatcataaaagttatgattatgattattatcatcataaaagttatgattatgattattatcatcataaaagttataattatgattatgGTAAGGATTATGGTAAGGATTATGGTTATtatggtaaaaataaatacttaacGTGA